Proteins encoded within one genomic window of Flavobacterium gilvum:
- a CDS encoding DUF7507 domain-containing protein encodes MKKITSIRIIVFLILLFSTTIGHSQSPIMANLTPSNSPACPPAGCTANDVKIGEVYIADASGNRLTTCTSGNPISGQYLWVRITDASSKYGLYMQFNMYRGTQEIDQNGNQISDGNINKITVGDNRQIIAGNYRMMPLPSYTCGDFLTLKNIYLSWQTPPGGQATTVTPECATTSKCSAENLPNTIIVNTPLAVSFSTVNECTSGAYQQVTFTNTSTGGDGTLTYLWNFGDGANPSTSTASGNSSTPIIVTYLTGGTKNITLTITDADGDTAMQSGTVSVGTCCTIAINSISKTNITCNGNSDGTVTATKTGGIGTFSYDLLFSPTSGGTFSATGLPTNGDSTGIYTGLGVGFYKVIVSEANGCNQTSSEVQITQPNAIVVSNVSQSTIGCKGGNATVTITATGGTGALSYTFDGVTNSTGIFTHKAGTSLTYSVTDANSCAAATGTFTIVEPNAIVVSNVSQSTIGCKGGNATVTITAAGGTGALSYTFDGVTNSTGIFTHKAGTSLAYSVTDANSCAAATGTFTIVEPNAIVVSNVSQSTIGCKGGNATVTITAAGGTGALSYTFDGVTNSTGIFTHKAGTSLAYSVTDANNCAAATGNFTIVEPNAIVVSNVSQSTIGCKGGNATVTITAAGGTGALSYTFDGVTNSTGIFTHKAGTSLAYSVTDANNCAAATGTFTIVEPNAIVVSNVSQSAIGCKGGNATVTITATGGTGALSYTFDGVTNSTGIFTHKAGTSLTYSVTDANNCAAATGTFTIVEPNAIVVSNVSQSTIGCKGGNATVTITATGGTGALSYTFDGVTNSTGIFTHNAGTSLTYSVTDANNCAAATGTFTIVEPNAIVVSNVSQSTIGCKGGDATVTITATGGTGALSYTFDGVTNSTGIFTHKAGTSLAYSVTDANNCAAATGNFTIVEPNAIVVSNVSQSTIGCKGGNATVTITATGGTGALSYTFDGVTNSTGIFTHKAGTSLAYSVTDANNCAAATGTFTIVEPNAIVVSNVSQSTIDCKGGDATVTITATGGTGALSYTFDGVTNSTGIFTHKAGTSLAYSVTDANNCAAATGTFTIVEPNAIVVSNVSQSTIGCKGGDATVTITATGGTGALSYTFDGVTNSTGIFTHKAGTSLAYSVTDANNCAAATGTFTIVEPNVIVVSNVSQSTIDCKGGDATVTIIATGGTGALSYTFDGVTNSTGIFTHKAGTSLAYSVTDANNCAAATGTFTIVEPNAIVVSNVSQSTIGCKGGDATVTITATGGTGALSYTFDGVTNSTGIFPHKAGTSLAYSVTDANNCAAATGTFTIVEPNVLLATVVKTDVICNGQNNGTITITSPTGGYGTYEYRLNSGNWQESGNFTGLAPAIYSVQIRDAANTACEITLGSQTISEPATLTCSIEKNKAVSSNGLSDGEATVTPVGGNGGYIYLWDNGETTAKATKLNEGLHTVTITDSKGCTTTCSETITQPEVLSCEVKQDSPVKCFGDSNGTATVTPKGGNFGYTYLWDNGETTAKAIALNVGSHTVTVTDQLGYKTTCNITIEQPEAVLSATAVIINNNNCTACNNGTINITVMGGTAPYTYLWSNGSITEDISNLSNGSYSVEITDSRGCKVSYPFVISESSINVTKDGTYVDSNQDGITNLGDVVTYNFVVKNTGTVDLTNVTISDNNATISGGPIASLAVGATDSTTFTGSHVITQAEINAGLIYNLANVTAKDPEEKTVTDTSSDPTPCTSCPKDSECPDCTITQLNQTPGLTVIKTATTTSFSKVGDIINYTITVKNSGNVTLNNITVKDPLTGLDTLIAILIPGATSDYTQSYTITQDDLNKGSVTNVAKADGFKPNETPISATDDEIVNEKANPIDAVNDNAGTVVGVNVTTPNVINVFTNDTLNGLAVNPADVNLTTVTPNPFLKMNDDGSIDVLPNAPAGVQTMVYKICEKLNNTNCDSATVTVNIEAPSMTVNGESICINDVPYFSYTTSANNFTPLNGLTITWKDNNGNVVATMTNLPLNGKVLWPGAVVDEKGNGIDWPGWLLVNGKWIQGADGFENLRPTASLTLTMNPSETIVVNYPPSDPLCTSRPTFRIDAVDDNAGTIVGVNVTTPNVINVFKNDTLNTDPVNPADVTLTTVTANPFLQLNADGTVDVLPNAPAGIQTMVYQICEKADTGNCDTATVTVNIETPTMTVTGQSICINDVPYFSYTSTANNFTPLNGLTLTWKDNNGNVVATMTNLPLNGKVLWPGAVVDQNGNGIDWPGWLLVNGKWIQGADGFENLRPTASVTMTLNPDTTVIVNYPPSDPLCTSRPTFKIDAVDDTAGPIDGINGATNVLNVLKNDTLNTDPVNPADITLTLVTPDPTGHITMAPNGSINLKDGTPAGVYTLVYQICENADTGNCDTATVTINVICNDKTKISGVVYNSDTNTPLANVPVNLIPQGTTPGPVLLQITNAQGQYNFTGVVPGDYLVQVQGAQLNIVFGLFPDTSSLFFTKLENCKYQVHDYPYSKSERPVLQGYVWYDVNNNGIEDEWYDANNDGLVTQNIPDANGNIDYSKWEWIDLNGDGSYKGTLNVGELNKVGFGNAKSPNIFVTGPNGYNKQVIIGLEGVWRDRPDTGLFGDYKVELKMDANLEAQSSALGATGLVKVLPGTTKIANSAKTGKATSFEVCGPTSGNPLATTLTVSDPTELTMDFGISCKMYADIVATPDVFNITNCTLDTQVRNALSNDLLNGSPSSITNFNFKLLSPVVSHINIDATGNIVFENGIPAGQYIFNYQVCEKANPTNCTTSTITINVTPLAAVTVTGTSYCNADTTLIDLNTSLPQGTPTGTWIDSNSTGGLNGNMLNAIGIPIGKYKYEYKIVGDCPKSIFLEISVNDDCKVLPCKALVVHNAISANEDGKNDYFQIDNIEDNACYKNVRVEVYNRWGVLVFERDNYNNEGNGFRGKSEGRTTISKNEGLPTGTYFYILSYDTDGVKVKKDGYLYLVK; translated from the coding sequence ATGAAAAAAATTACTTCTATTCGAATTATAGTTTTTTTAATACTGCTGTTTTCTACAACGATTGGCCATTCACAGTCACCAATTATGGCAAATCTTACCCCATCAAATTCTCCTGCTTGTCCACCTGCCGGTTGTACAGCTAACGATGTAAAAATTGGGGAAGTCTATATTGCGGACGCTTCTGGCAACAGACTAACTACCTGTACTTCTGGAAATCCCATTTCGGGACAATATTTATGGGTACGAATAACAGATGCAAGTTCAAAATATGGTCTCTATATGCAATTCAATATGTATAGAGGAACTCAAGAGATTGACCAAAATGGAAATCAAATTTCTGATGGAAATATAAATAAAATTACAGTTGGAGATAATCGCCAAATAATAGCTGGAAATTACAGAATGATGCCATTACCATCATATACTTGTGGTGATTTTTTAACATTAAAAAATATTTATTTGTCATGGCAAACCCCTCCGGGTGGTCAAGCTACAACTGTAACTCCAGAATGTGCTACTACAAGTAAATGTTCCGCAGAAAATTTACCCAACACGATAATTGTTAATACTCCTTTGGCTGTTAGTTTTTCAACAGTAAATGAATGTACAAGTGGTGCTTATCAACAAGTAACATTCACTAATACTTCCACTGGTGGAGATGGCACCTTAACTTATTTATGGAATTTTGGTGATGGAGCAAATCCATCAACTTCGACAGCAAGTGGAAATTCATCAACACCAATTATAGTAACTTATTTAACAGGTGGGACAAAAAACATCACTTTGACAATTACTGATGCAGATGGCGATACAGCTATGCAATCAGGAACCGTCTCAGTTGGAACCTGTTGTACAATCGCTATTAATTCTATATCAAAAACCAATATAACATGTAATGGAAATTCCGATGGTACTGTTACAGCAACTAAAACGGGAGGAATTGGAACTTTTTCTTATGATTTATTGTTTTCACCAACTTCAGGAGGAACTTTTTCTGCAACCGGTTTACCAACAAATGGTGATTCAACCGGAATTTACACGGGTCTAGGTGTAGGATTTTATAAAGTAATTGTATCTGAAGCTAACGGATGTAATCAAACAAGTAGTGAAGTTCAAATTACTCAGCCAAATGCTATAGTGGTAAGCAACGTATCACAATCTACTATTGGTTGTAAAGGAGGTAATGCTACAGTAACAATTACTGCCACTGGTGGAACTGGTGCTTTGTCTTATACTTTTGACGGTGTGACCAACTCTACAGGAATATTTACCCATAAAGCGGGTACTTCTTTAACTTATAGCGTAACAGATGCTAATAGCTGTGCGGCTGCGACAGGGACTTTTACAATTGTTGAGCCAAATGCTATAGTGGTAAGCAACGTTTCACAATCTACTATTGGTTGTAAAGGAGGTAATGCCACAGTAACAATTACTGCCGCTGGTGGAACTGGTGCTTTGTCTTATACTTTTGACGGTGTGACCAACTCTACAGGAATATTTACCCATAAAGCGGGTACTTCTTTAGCTTATAGCGTAACAGATGCTAATAGCTGTGCGGCTGCGACAGGGACTTTTACTATTGTTGAACCAAATGCTATAGTGGTAAGCAACGTTTCACAATCTACTATTGGTTGTAAAGGAGGTAATGCCACAGTAACAATTACTGCCGCTGGTGGAACTGGTGCTTTGTCTTATACTTTTGACGGCGTGACCAACTCTACAGGAATATTTACCCATAAAGCGGGTACTTCTTTAGCTTATAGCGTAACAGATGCTAATAACTGTGCGGCTGCGACAGGGAATTTTACAATTGTTGAACCAAATGCTATAGTGGTAAGCAACGTTTCACAATCTACTATTGGTTGTAAAGGAGGTAATGCCACAGTAACAATTACTGCCGCTGGTGGAACTGGTGCTTTGTCTTATACTTTTGACGGTGTGACCAACTCTACAGGAATATTTACCCATAAAGCGGGGACTTCTTTAGCTTATAGCGTAACAGATGCTAATAACTGTGCGGCTGCGACAGGGACTTTTACAATTGTTGAGCCAAATGCTATAGTAGTAAGCAACGTATCACAATCAGCTATTGGTTGTAAAGGAGGTAATGCCACAGTAACAATTACGGCCACTGGTGGAACTGGTGCTTTGTCTTATACTTTTGATGGTGTGACCAACTCTACAGGAATATTTACCCATAAAGCGGGTACTTCTTTAACTTATAGCGTAACAGATGCTAATAACTGTGCGGCAGCAACAGGGACTTTTACAATTGTTGAGCCAAATGCTATAGTGGTAAGCAACGTATCACAATCTACTATTGGTTGTAAAGGAGGTAATGCCACAGTAACAATTACTGCCACTGGTGGAACTGGTGCTTTGTCTTATACTTTTGACGGCGTGACCAACTCTACAGGAATATTTACCCATAATGCGGGTACTTCTTTAACTTATAGCGTAACAGATGCTAATAACTGTGCGGCTGCGACAGGGACTTTTACAATTGTTGAACCAAATGCTATAGTGGTAAGCAACGTTTCACAATCTACTATTGGTTGTAAAGGAGGTGATGCCACAGTAACAATTACGGCCACTGGTGGAACTGGTGCTTTGTCTTATACTTTTGACGGTGTGACCAACTCTACAGGAATATTTACCCATAAAGCGGGTACTTCTTTAGCTTATAGCGTAACAGATGCTAATAACTGTGCGGCTGCGACAGGGAATTTTACAATTGTTGAGCCAAATGCTATAGTGGTAAGCAACGTTTCACAATCTACTATTGGTTGTAAAGGAGGTAATGCCACAGTAACAATTACGGCCACTGGTGGAACTGGTGCTTTGTCTTATACTTTTGACGGTGTGACCAACTCTACAGGAATATTTACCCATAAAGCGGGTACTTCTTTAGCTTATAGCGTAACAGATGCTAATAACTGTGCGGCAGCAACAGGGACTTTTACAATTGTTGAACCAAATGCTATAGTAGTAAGCAACGTTTCACAATCAACTATTGATTGTAAAGGAGGTGATGCCACAGTAACAATTACTGCCACTGGTGGAACTGGTGCTTTGTCTTATACTTTTGACGGCGTGACCAACTCTACAGGAATATTTACCCATAAAGCGGGGACTTCTTTAGCTTATAGCGTAACAGATGCTAATAACTGTGCGGCTGCAACAGGGACTTTTACAATTGTTGAGCCAAATGCTATAGTGGTAAGCAACGTATCACAATCTACTATTGGTTGTAAAGGAGGTGATGCCACAGTAACAATTACTGCCACTGGTGGAACTGGTGCTTTGTCTTATACTTTTGACGGCGTGACCAACTCTACAGGAATATTTACCCATAAAGCGGGGACTTCTTTGGCTTATAGTGTAACAGATGCTAATAATTGTGCGGCTGCGACAGGGACTTTTACAATTGTTGAGCCAAATGTTATAGTAGTAAGCAACGTTTCACAATCAACTATTGATTGTAAAGGAGGTGATGCCACAGTAACAATTATTGCCACTGGTGGAACTGGTGCTTTGTCTTATACTTTTGACGGCGTGACCAACTCTACAGGAATATTTACCCATAAAGCGGGGACTTCTTTAGCTTATAGCGTAACAGATGCTAATAACTGTGCGGCTGCAACAGGGACTTTTACAATTGTTGAGCCAAATGCTATAGTGGTAAGCAACGTTTCACAATCTACTATTGGTTGTAAAGGAGGTGATGCCACAGTAACAATTACGGCCACTGGTGGAACTGGTGCTTTGTCTTATACTTTTGACGGTGTGACCAACTCTACAGGAATATTTCCCCATAAAGCGGGGACTTCTTTGGCTTATAGTGTAACAGATGCTAATAATTGTGCGGCTGCGACAGGGACTTTTACAATTGTTGAGCCAAATGTTTTATTAGCTACTGTTGTAAAAACAGATGTTATTTGTAATGGTCAAAACAACGGAACTATAACAATAACAAGCCCTACTGGAGGCTACGGAACTTATGAATATCGTCTTAATTCTGGAAATTGGCAAGAAAGTGGAAACTTTACAGGCTTAGCTCCTGCAATCTACAGTGTTCAAATTAGAGATGCTGCTAATACAGCCTGTGAAATAACATTAGGTAGCCAAACAATTTCTGAACCTGCTACTTTAACTTGCTCAATTGAAAAAAACAAAGCGGTATCATCTAATGGCTTAAGTGATGGAGAAGCTACTGTTACACCTGTTGGTGGAAATGGGGGGTATATTTACTTATGGGATAACGGTGAAACAACAGCAAAAGCAACAAAACTTAATGAAGGGCTTCACACTGTAACTATAACAGATTCCAAAGGATGTACCACAACTTGTAGTGAAACTATCACTCAACCTGAAGTGTTATCCTGTGAAGTCAAACAAGATTCTCCTGTTAAATGTTTTGGAGACAGCAATGGTACAGCGACTGTTACTCCTAAAGGAGGTAATTTTGGTTATACTTATTTATGGGACAATGGAGAAACTACTGCAAAAGCAATTGCTTTAAATGTAGGTTCACATACAGTAACGGTTACAGATCAATTAGGATATAAAACAACTTGTAACATAACAATCGAACAACCTGAAGCCGTTTTAAGTGCAACAGCAGTAATAATTAACAACAATAACTGTACAGCATGTAATAATGGCACCATTAATATAACAGTTATGGGAGGAACAGCTCCATACACTTATTTATGGTCTAACGGCTCAATAACAGAAGATATTTCTAACCTTTCAAATGGTTCTTATTCTGTTGAAATTACTGATAGTAGAGGCTGTAAAGTAAGCTATCCTTTTGTAATTAGCGAATCAAGTATTAATGTTACTAAAGACGGTACTTATGTAGATAGCAACCAAGATGGCATAACCAATCTTGGAGATGTAGTAACTTACAATTTTGTTGTTAAAAATACAGGAACTGTAGATCTTACCAACGTAACTATTAGTGATAACAATGCAACAATCTCAGGTGGGCCAATTGCTTCACTTGCTGTTGGAGCAACTGATTCTACCACATTTACAGGATCTCATGTAATCACTCAGGCAGAAATTAATGCCGGACTAATTTATAATTTAGCTAATGTTACAGCCAAAGATCCCGAAGAAAAAACTGTAACCGACACTTCTTCAGATCCTACACCTTGTACTTCTTGTCCAAAAGATTCAGAATGTCCAGATTGTACTATTACCCAACTTAATCAAACACCTGGATTAACTGTTATTAAAACAGCAACGACAACTAGTTTTAGCAAAGTTGGAGATATAATTAATTATACTATAACAGTTAAAAACTCAGGTAACGTAACATTAAATAACATAACAGTAAAAGACCCACTTACAGGATTAGATACACTTATTGCTATTTTGATTCCTGGTGCAACTTCAGATTACACTCAAAGTTATACTATAACTCAGGATGATTTGAATAAAGGTTCTGTTACCAATGTTGCCAAAGCGGATGGATTTAAACCAAATGAAACTCCAATAAGCGCTACAGATGATGAGATTGTTAATGAAAAGGCAAATCCTATCGATGCTGTTAACGACAATGCAGGAACTGTTGTAGGTGTGAATGTAACTACGCCAAACGTAATCAACGTATTTACTAATGACACGCTAAATGGATTGGCTGTAAATCCAGCCGATGTAAATTTAACAACTGTTACACCAAATCCGTTCTTAAAAATGAATGATGATGGCTCTATCGACGTATTGCCAAACGCTCCTGCAGGTGTACAAACAATGGTTTATAAAATTTGTGAAAAATTAAATAACACCAATTGTGATTCTGCTACAGTAACTGTAAATATTGAAGCTCCAAGTATGACTGTAAACGGAGAAAGTATCTGTATCAATGATGTACCTTATTTCAGCTATACAACTTCAGCCAATAACTTCACTCCGTTAAATGGATTGACAATAACATGGAAAGACAATAATGGTAATGTTGTTGCTACTATGACTAATTTACCATTAAATGGAAAAGTATTGTGGCCTGGTGCAGTTGTTGACGAAAAAGGTAACGGAATAGATTGGCCAGGATGGTTACTTGTGAATGGAAAATGGATTCAAGGTGCTGATGGTTTTGAAAATCTTAGACCAACTGCTTCATTAACCTTAACAATGAATCCAAGTGAAACTATAGTGGTAAATTACCCTCCATCTGATCCTTTATGTACATCAAGACCAACATTTAGAATTGATGCTGTTGATGATAATGCAGGAACTATTGTAGGTGTTAATGTTACTACTCCAAATGTTATTAATGTTTTCAAAAATGATACATTAAACACAGACCCTGTAAATCCAGCTGATGTAACCTTGACAACAGTTACAGCAAATCCGTTCTTGCAATTGAACGCAGATGGTACAGTCGATGTATTGCCTAACGCTCCAGCGGGTATTCAGACAATGGTTTATCAAATTTGTGAAAAAGCTGATACTGGTAACTGTGACACTGCTACTGTAACAGTAAATATAGAGACTCCTACTATGACTGTAACCGGACAAAGTATTTGTATCAATGATGTTCCTTACTTCAGTTATACATCTACTGCCAATAATTTCACTCCGCTAAACGGATTAACATTAACATGGAAAGACAATAATGGTAATGTTGTTGCCACCATGACTAATTTACCATTGAATGGAAAAGTATTGTGGCCAGGAGCAGTTGTTGACCAAAACGGAAACGGAATTGATTGGCCAGGTTGGTTATTGGTAAATGGAAAATGGATTCAAGGTGCTGATGGTTTTGAAAACCTAAGACCAACTGCATCTGTAACAATGACATTAAATCCAGATACAACTGTTATAGTAAATTATCCACCATCTGATCCTTTATGTACCTCAAGACCAACATTCAAAATTGATGCGGTTGATGATACTGCCGGACCAATAGATGGTATCAATGGAGCTACAAATGTGCTTAATGTACTCAAAAACGATACTTTGAACACAGATCCTGTAAATCCTGCCGATATTACTTTGACCTTAGTAACACCAGATCCAACAGGACACATAACAATGGCTCCAAATGGTTCCATTAATTTAAAAGATGGTACTCCAGCAGGTGTTTATACTTTAGTATATCAAATTTGTGAAAACGCCGATACTGGAAATTGTGATACAGCCACCGTAACCATAAATGTTATTTGTAATGATAAAACAAAAATCTCTGGTGTAGTTTATAATTCTGATACAAATACTCCTTTGGCAAATGTACCAGTAAATTTAATCCCTCAAGGTACAACACCTGGGCCAGTTCTCTTGCAAATTACCAATGCACAAGGACAGTACAACTTTACAGGAGTGGTTCCTGGTGATTACCTAGTTCAAGTGCAAGGTGCTCAATTAAATATTGTTTTTGGATTGTTTCCTGATACATCCAGTTTATTCTTTACCAAATTAGAAAACTGTAAATATCAAGTACATGATTATCCATATAGCAAATCAGAAAGACCTGTATTACAAGGTTATGTTTGGTATGATGTAAACAACAATGGTATTGAAGATGAATGGTATGATGCCAATAACGATGGATTGGTTACTCAAAACATTCCTGATGCAAATGGAAATATAGATTATAGCAAATGGGAATGGATTGACCTCAATGGAGATGGAAGCTATAAAGGAACATTAAACGTTGGAGAATTAAATAAGGTAGGTTTTGGAAATGCTAAATCTCCAAATATATTTGTAACTGGTCCAAACGGATATAACAAGCAAGTTATTATTGGTTTAGAAGGTGTTTGGAGAGATCGACCTGATACTGGATTATTTGGAGACTATAAAGTCGAACTAAAAATGGATGCAAACTTAGAAGCACAATCTTCTGCATTGGGTGCAACAGGTTTGGTTAAGGTTTTACCTGGTACAACCAAAATTGCAAATTCTGCCAAAACTGGCAAAGCAACAAGTTTTGAAGTTTGCGGACCTACATCCGGTAATCCATTAGCGACCACTTTGACAGTTAGTGATCCAACTGAATTAACTATGGATTTTGGTATTAGCTGTAAAATGTATGCAGACATCGTAGCGACTCCAGATGTATTTAATATAACAAATTGTACACTCGACACTCAAGTTCGTAATGCATTAAGCAATGATTTATTAAATGGCTCACCATCCAGTATCACTAATTTTAATTTCAAATTATTATCTCCTGTAGTGTCACATATTAATATCGATGCTACTGGAAACATAGTATTTGAAAACGGAATACCAGCAGGACAATACATATTCAACTATCAAGTGTGTGAAAAAGCAAATCCAACAAATTGTACTACATCAACTATTACAATTAATGTTACGCCATTAGCCGCAGTTACAGTGACTGGCACATCCTACTGTAATGCCGATACTACGCTTATTGATTTGAATACTTCATTGCCACAAGGAACACCAACAGGTACTTGGATTGACTCTAATAGCACAGGAGGTTTAAATGGTAATATGCTAAATGCTATAGGAATACCAATTGGCAAATACAAATATGAATATAAAATAGTCGGTGATTGTCCAAAAAGCATATTTTTAGAAATATCAGTAAACGATGATTGTAAAGTACTTCCTTGTAAGGCTCTTGTTGTACACAATGCTATATCTGCCAATGAAGATGGTAAAAATGATTATTTCCAAATCGACAATATAGAGGATAACGCCTGTTACAAAAATGTGAGAGTCGAAGTGTATAATCGTTGGGGAGTATTAGTTTTTGAGAGAGACAATTATAATAATGAAGGAAATGGATTCAGAGGAAAATCTGAAGGAAGAACTACTATTAGTAAAAACGAAGGATTACCAACAGGAACTTATTTCTATATATTAAGCTATGATACAGATGGTGTTAAAGTTAAAAAAGATGGTTACCTCTATTTAGTAAAATAA
- a CDS encoding PorP/SprF family type IX secretion system membrane protein, with amino-acid sequence MKTKLFSIVMMFTVIVGYAQQDAQYTQYMYNTINVNPAYAGSRGALSFFALHRTQWVGLDGAPITNTFSVNTPFNNSRLGLGVSIVNDEIGPSTSNSISADLSYSLPVSETFKLSFGVKGTANILNIDITKLNPGDQTDPQFQNFSNEFSPNIGAGIYLHSDKAYLGFSVPNILEVDKYNDNDVAIYKEKMNFYAIGGYVFDLSQSVKFKPAFMTKLVQGSPLQVDVSTNFLISDKLVLGLAYRWSASASAMAGFQISDAFYVGYGYDFETTELANYNSGSHEIFLRYELFKKNSKMTTPRFF; translated from the coding sequence ATGAAAACAAAATTATTTTCAATCGTTATGATGTTTACAGTCATTGTAGGTTATGCGCAACAAGATGCTCAATATACTCAATATATGTACAACACGATAAATGTGAACCCTGCTTATGCCGGTTCCAGAGGTGCTTTAAGTTTCTTTGCTTTACATCGTACGCAATGGGTAGGCCTAGACGGTGCACCAATTACAAATACATTTTCTGTAAACACACCTTTTAACAATAGTCGATTAGGACTTGGTGTTTCCATAGTAAATGATGAAATTGGTCCATCAACTTCCAATTCGATATCTGCTGATTTATCATACAGCCTGCCGGTTTCCGAAACTTTCAAACTCTCTTTTGGGGTAAAAGGAACAGCAAATATTCTCAACATTGATATAACTAAATTGAATCCGGGTGATCAGACAGACCCTCAGTTTCAGAATTTTAGTAACGAATTTTCTCCAAATATAGGTGCCGGTATCTATTTACATTCTGATAAAGCTTATCTTGGATTTTCGGTCCCAAATATTTTAGAAGTTGATAAGTACAACGACAATGATGTCGCTATTTATAAAGAAAAAATGAATTTTTACGCAATTGGAGGTTATGTATTTGATTTAAGTCAATCAGTAAAATTCAAACCCGCATTTATGACCAAACTTGTTCAGGGATCTCCATTGCAGGTAGATGTTTCGACAAATTTTTTGATTAGCGACAAATTAGTGCTTGGTCTCGCTTATAGATGGAGCGCATCTGCGAGTGCGATGGCAGGTTTTCAAATATCTGATGCATTCTATGTAGGTTATGGTTATGATTTTGAAACTACCGAGCTTGCAAATTATAACTCTGGTTCGCATGAGATATTCTTACGCTATGAACTATTCAAGAAAAACAGTAAAATGACAACACCTAGATTTTTCTAA
- a CDS encoding tetratricopeptide repeat protein, with product MTNKILLYTIILSFISFSSWAQKKNSTTNEKKPAEIKMQSSIANGNNPNAGKKIKYYHVEEITPLKFGGFKTTYDVRDPKLIRTYDLGPNNKRTITPVYEDEVQPEQVQPLKADTLKKIVPSAAITVSDKAKRKDAYAYIDIIKTYERVSDKGFESVDMLKKVGDSYFFNDEFEKAESVYTKLFNLTKELGPEYYYRYSISLRAIGKKELADEYFKKFNELSSNQTGK from the coding sequence ATGACAAATAAAATCCTCCTTTATACCATAATATTAAGTTTCATTTCTTTCAGTAGTTGGGCACAAAAAAAAAACAGTACCACTAATGAAAAGAAACCAGCAGAAATAAAAATGCAATCGTCTATTGCAAATGGAAATAATCCTAATGCCGGAAAAAAAATAAAATATTATCATGTGGAAGAAATTACTCCTTTAAAATTTGGCGGTTTCAAGACAACTTATGACGTCCGAGATCCTAAGTTAATCAGGACTTATGATTTAGGACCCAATAATAAAAGAACTATAACACCGGTATATGAAGATGAAGTACAACCCGAACAAGTGCAACCATTAAAAGCAGATACGCTGAAAAAAATTGTGCCTTCTGCAGCAATAACAGTTTCAGATAAGGCAAAAAGAAAAGATGCATACGCTTATATTGATATTATTAAGACTTATGAAAGAGTTTCAGACAAAGGATTTGAATCTGTTGACATGTTGAAGAAAGTAGGCGATTCTTATTTTTTTAATGACGAATTTGAAAAAGCTGAAAGTGTTTATACTAAACTATTTAATTTGACCAAAGAATTAGGCCCTGAATATTACTATCGCTACTCTATTTCATTAAGAGCAATAGGTAAAAAAGAACTGGCTGATGAATATTTTAAAAAATTCAATGAATTATCCAGTAATCAAACTGGTAAATAG